The genomic DNA CCCACGGCGACATCGACTAATGCGTTGCATCCGGCGGGCCAGTGCCTCAAGATCTTCTTGACGTATCCGGCGTAAGGCGATTGTGCCACGAGCCTGACCGCCTGACCGGGAGCCAGTATCTGCTGGAAGGGCACTTCCTGTGTTCTTCCGATAGTCATTGTTTCACCTCCCGCGAGCTGCTGCACAAATTGCGTCAAGGCGTCCAGCTGCTGCCCCACGGCAAGCAGCTTATCGTCCGCCGACATGTACTTATCGAGGAAATTACCGCCGCCGGCATTCACCCTGAACGGCACGAGAGGCCTGTTTTTCTCAGCCATGAGGGGGCCTCCTTTTAGCCTATTTCTTCGACTTCGATGGTAACGATGATACCGGCAACCGTGCTCACAAAAGTGATCGCGGGCAGAGCGACGGTGTACTGGATCTCGATGTTGGGTATGTCCCACTCGTTAAGCTGTCCGTCCAGACCGTTCAGCGTCACTATAGGCGGCAGCACGGCGACGAAGGCCGCGGCCAGACCCTGGCCTATGCTTAAGTTGGAGTTAGCCGCGCAGTTGTTCTGCCACGCGATGCGCTTGATAACAGCGGTCCTGCCCGGTGTTATGTTGTAGAGCGCCGCAGCCGCGCCTGTCACTGGCGACACGCCTGGTACGGGATTCTGTTTTCTTATGCCTGATCTGTGCATAACCATAGTCAAACCCTCCCTATTTTATCGGTTAATCGCTGCCGGACGGCACGAATACCACGTTGTTGACCAGATTCTTGATCTCGACGGGCGTCTTTTTAGCGGCCTGCATGTCTTCGAGAGAGTACCTGAACCCGAAGAATGCTATCCGGGACATCGCCGTGGCGTAGGCCGCCGGATTGGTGCAGTTCACCCATACCGAGTTGTCCTGCAAAACCACGAACTCTGTCGTGTGCAGGTCGGGGTCGCTGATCTCCGTGAACCTGTCAACGCGCGCCGATATGTTCGCGGCGGTGAACCGGCTCTCGGCCCTGCCGAGCTTCACTTCCACCTGGATATCATCCAAAGGAAAACACCTCAGCTGGATGAGCCCCGGCGGTGTCGTTTGCTGGTCCAGGTTGATAAGCCTCACGTCTCCGGTGTTGCCCAGCGCCAGTAGCGCCCCCTGGTCGAATACCATCGCCTGAGACCTCGGCATCTGCTCCACGAACATCACGCGGTAGAGGTGCCACATGGCTTTCATCCATATAGCCACGTGCTCGTTCACCAGAGCGAAGGGATCAATCGGCCCAGCCTTTGCAGCATAGAGTCTTTCTGCCATGTTCGTCCTCCTTTAAAACAATAAAACCCCGCGGCTCTCAGGCTGGGGGTTTGACCTCTCTATGATTGCTATTAAGTTATAGATCGCGATTTCAACCATTTGTTCTGTTCCTTTATGCCTTTAAATGGTCTATATTCAATTTTCAGGGAAGTGGGGGCGGGGATTCCCGCCCCCACTTGGTTACTTGTTTAGGCTTAGGTGCCTACTGCTGTTGCGTAGATGATACGGAAACTTGTGAAGGCGACGCCGCCGACTGGTGAGGCCGCTATTCTTGCGGCCATACGGGAAAGTGCAGGCACCTTCACAGGGTATGCCAGGTAGTGGCACAGCGGCCCCATAGGGCCGAGAGCCGCGGCCACGCCATAGAGTGTGACCGGGAAGTTGGTCACGATCACGTTGGCGGCAGCGACGGCAGCGCCGTCGACTCCGCCCCACCCGAAGTCTATCAGTTGCGTATGCTCTGCCGCTACTGTCGTGGTGGCGAAGTTGTAGGCGAATCCTACCACCCAGAAATCCGTGGCGGGTCCTGCGGCTGCCGCCCAGAGCTGATCCCACGCTGCGTCATCAGCGATGGCGATCTCCGCTACCGGGAGGCAGTTGTATCTGATATTCCCGGACCCGACTTCGGCTAGATAAGTTGCTTTGACTTCCTGTGGTACTCCCATTATCTTATCTCCTTCCTAATTTTTATAATGGACACAGTGTTTAGCTGACCTGTTCGCGGCGCGGCTCGACGGCGTATCCCTTGAGGATAAGTATCGTGCCGCCTACGGCGATCGGGATCCTGTTGGTGACCTGGATGAAGCAGTTCTCCTGCGGGTCGTAGGTCACGGGCACGGAGAAGTAACCGTCGCTCTCCATCTTGGTGTAGCAGCTCTCAACGTTGAAAACCGCCGCTGTGCGTCCGGCTCCGCCCGGGCCGCTGCGGAAGAAGAGCTCGCTGACCTCGGGCGCTGCGCTCTCGAAGGCCGCACCGAAGAATACGAGTATGGTGTTCACGGGAACACGCTCGTTGATCCAGTTGGTGACGGTGAAGGCCGCTGCTACCGCGGCTGCGGGCGCCGGGAATATCCAGCGGTCGCCGGCTGCGAAGGTAACCGGCAGGTCGATGCTCGGGCGTATCTCGCGCACTGCGAGTTCAGAGGGCGATGAGCCCAGTTTCTTGAAGAGCGCCCTGTCGATACCGGCCTTTATAGCCGATTCCTTGAGGCCCTTCTGATCCGTGATCGTCAGCTCGCCTGACGGGATGAAAGTGGAGTAAGTAGCTCCCTCGTACATTCCCATTGTGTTTTCCTCCTTCTAAGTATGATTTAATACTGGGGGCTCGTTAAAACACCGGCTTGATCGGCTGGCTCTCGCGCCAGTCATAGGTTACCGGCACACCCGCGCGCCTGCCGGCGGGTAGCGCCACTGGGGCGCCTGCGCGCCTGCTGGTGGTGGTGGAGCCTGAGATAAGGCCCGGCAAGCTCGCGCCGAGGGTCGCTGCGCTCGCTGCGGCTATGCCCATCGAAAGCTCTCCCCACGCGCCGTCAAGGTACATAGCGCCTGCCACGCCTCCCGCTCCCAGGGCGAGCGTCATCGGCATACCCCACGTGGGCTTCGCCTTCACGAGTTGGGTCATGGCCATGCCCGTAGCGAAAGCGCCTCCCAGGACCATGGCCTTTGCGGCGGGACTCCCTGCGACTACTGAGATAGTTCTGGTTGCCATTGCATCCTCTCTTTCTCCGGTTGCGCTTATCTTACGGTTACGCCAAAACGCTCACCGATATTTGAGTCCGCAGAGACTGCCTGTAAAAGAAATGAGCCCAGACCTATCTTAATACAAACAGTCTCTGGGCTCACTTGAACGATATCCGATTGTTAAATGTTTGTCAATACCTAAATTTTAGGTCTTTGGCTTTTCTTCCTGGCATTTACCGCCCATCCACATCTGCTTGGTGGTATCGATGAGCGGCTGCTGCATGAGCTCGTTCTGTAAACCATGAGCTATACCGCAGCACCCGTCCTTTTCATAGACCACGGTCACGCCGCTGCAGGTCATGATCNNNNNNNNNNCGGCGGATATACACTTGTCGAGGCATTTTCCTTCACTCATTACTGGTCCCTCCTTAATATTGCCAGGCTCCCTATCGGTATTACATTACACTGCGAAGAGGTATCTGTTGCTGCGGGACGCCTGAGAAGCGATATGACGCCGATGACAACGCTAGACACGCCCAGCACCAGGCTCAGGGTGCTTACGACGATACCCAAGTTTATTTCTTTGTTCTTCATTATCATCCCTTTTTGGCAAGCTGTATCCCTGTAATCGCGGCTATACCTAAAGCCCCTGCTATGCCTACCTTCATCCAGGTGGACATGCCGCCTGTTTCCTCTTCCGGTTCTTCGCCTCCGCCGCTCTCCGTAACAAATGTTTCCCATGTCAGGTTATCGCTCACTATACCGCCAACCGGCCCTACCTCGAATAGTATGGATATGGCCTCTTCTATCTCCGGTTCATACCCGCAATACCAGCCGATGGTATTCGGCGACGTGACTATAGTTATCTCGCCATAGGCGGGTAGATAAGCCGATTTTATCAGCTCCCTGGTAGTCGTCCGGCACAAGGATCTCAACCAGATATTGCCCGCTCCGCCGTTATTTTTGACCTTGATGGTCAGAGCAAACCGCTTATCGAGGGAAGTTATCGCCTGGGGCAGGTAGCTGCCGTCCCTATCTATCAGAGGTGTCAACGGACCCGCACTAACGGCGACTTGCATGATCGCCTCAGAGCTGCCGGCTGCGTTGGTAACTATACATCTGACGGTATAGTTGCCCGGCTTGTCGTACTGGTGCATCACGTAGTAATCGAATCCGGGTTCGTTGGACGTGCCGCCGTCTCCGAAATACCATCTGGTATCCGTGATCGGGAAATAATCATCTGACAGGGATAGATTACGAAAGGAGACTACTAGAGGAGCGATACCTGACTGCGGCGTAGCCGTGAAATCGGCGGTCGGCCTGTTATCGGCGATCGTCACAGCAGTAGGTATTACTATCGGAGCCAGTTCGCCCACATGATTGACCATTAACCAAACGTCTTCTCTCAGCTCAAGTTCATAAGGGCTATCTTCAACCCTGTCCCCATCTTTTTCGATAGACGATTCATCGTTCGCCTTCGGTATAGTAAGGGGATATAAAGGCTGGCCGTAGTCGTCATAAAGGTCCCAAACAGAATACTGTCTCACTTCTGTTTCATACCACGCGAACGCCTCTATCTCTAATTTAATGTAATTTCTACCTATAGTGGTCAGGCCTAAATCTTCTGGTTTGAACTTTAGCGGTATTAGCCCGTCTCCCACCCGGGAGGTCAACCCGTAATCCGACGCTTTAAAGAAGATATAACCCTTTGTGCCTGTTTCGACGTTCTCTATACTTACAACAAAACCGTTGTTATAAGAATAACTACGTCCTCTCACCGGCTCAGTCTCGGCGAAAGTCCATTGCACCCAGAGCGTCATCTCTACTTCTCTACCAAGTAACCATGGCCTATTCACATCCCAATCTTGTATAGCCAGTTGCAGGTCCGAGTTATATATCAGGTCATGGTAGTAGTAACACCTATAGCCCCAATAATGGTCGTACTCGGTTTTACCGCCATATCCCCGCCATTTACCGCTTATGTACTCTCTCATGTTACACCGCCACTAATACTGCCGTTCTAGCCATAGCGGCTGCCGCTACAGTTTCGGCCTGTGATATAACTGAATACCCGCCGAACATACCACCCATGGCCGGAGCCGCGGCCCCTGCTGACAGATATATCATCGCTGCGATCGCAACCCCCTGGATAACATAACCGCTTACCTGCCACCAGTTTATGCCTGCAGGCGGCGGCGTCAGGTTCATAGCTTGCATCTGGGACGATATGGCAGCTCGCGTCGTCTGGTTGAGACTATTGTAAGCAGCCTGTGCATCGGCTAGTTGCGACGGGTCTGTTGCTGCAGGATGAAATTGTATCATGTGAGCCACGAACTCATCATACGTCGGGAACTCTATGCCGCAGTGAGGGCAGGGCGTAGGCGCGTTCGGCGGTATATTGCCCGGCGGTATGTCGGGGCCTTCAGGGTTAAGAGGGGGAGGGGGCTGTCTACGGGACACGGGCCATTTTTTTGACTTGCGCAATAAGTGCGCCGCGTAGATGGTTCCGGCGATGAGGACCGCAGGCAAGATATAGTAGAGTCCGCCTGTCCGGGCCAGGTCTTTTAGGTCTTCGGCAAGCCAGTAGAGGTAAGTATGATTGAGGTTGTCCGCCATGGTCTCCTTGCGGGCGATCTCTGATTTCATAAATTCAAGGCGCTCCTGCTCCAGGCTTGTCGCCGATCCTTTTGCAACCAGCTCGGCGTAGTAAGCGTCGCATTCAACTACCTCGTCGAGGTATTCGCGCCAGATCTCCATATAGCGCTCGTCGCTGGCTTTATCGATGTCCGCCAGGCGATTTATTAACATATAGCCGCCCCACCCGACGAGCGCGACGCCTCCGACGACGATCAACGTCTTCGCGATACTCTTGTTATTTGCCGCCGCCGCCGCTTTTTCTGCCGGCGATACCTGTTTTTCTTCCGCCATGGCCTTCTCCTTTTATTACGCCGTAATAATTACTAAAAGCCGTGCTGCGCGTATATCCGGCACATCTTGGCCTTTGGGTCCCGCGGCAGGTTTACAAAATCCTGCCAGCCGTCCCTCTCCTCTATAACCTCGATATCGTTGAATCTTATGTAAGGGATATATGGCTGGTCTTCAGCCACGGCGTTTATGCCCTCTGGTTTGGCGCACGGTATAGTAGTGTCTAGGGTATAAACGTTAGAGCCTTCGAATACCGTTACCCAGGCGTGACCCCACCCGGTATAAGTGCCTATGGTGCAGTAAACCTGGCGCTCACTCATGAAGTTACGCAATAAAGATACGAGTACCGTCGCCGATCCCTCACAATCGCCGTAGCGCGGCGGATCCAGCGTTTCGCATGGCAGCTCCCAGAAGTCGTATACTTTGGCGGAGCGCTTGACCGGGATGCGGATTATGGGGCAGCCGCGCAAAAAGCTGACCTTTTCGTGGAAATCCTGAACGTCATCGCATGAAGGGGGATATTTTACATTGCGGCAAACCCAGTCCCAGCAGTTCCATATCCTGTCGCCGTCAGTTGATATCGTGTCGAGCACATCCTGGACGCTGGGAGTGAATGGCGTCACAAACTCGCGAATATCGAGGTATTCGTTGCCGAAGCGCTTGCCGTAAACAGGATACCTTTCCACATTTACCTCTTAAATAAAAATAGGGCGCAGGTGACCTACGCCCTTAAACTAACATTAAGAGGAGTGTTTTGTCAAACCAGCAAAGAGCCCACGGACTTTATCTCCGCCTGCACCCAATCCTTATGCCTTTCGAGCACCGCGCCCTGCGCCGGCAGCTTTTCGCTCACTAAATATACCAGGCGGTCCACGCTGATCCCCTCGATTATCTCTAACCCGGCGCCTTTCGCCGAAGTGCCTTCGGCTTTCCTGGTCTTATCGATGCGGCTCTTGATTTCAGGGTAGTTCTCCAGAACTGCGTCGACCACGGCCAGCAGCTCCTCGCGCGGTCTCTGCTTCAGAGTCTCGACCAGGCTCCACCCGCTCGCTATACGGGCCTCGAGCGCCTCCGGTTCCAGCGCGCCGATGTAGTAGGCTATAAAATCAGCTATCGGCCTCGTTATCCTCGACGTTACCAGTCTTGTGAGGAAGCTGCTCTCCACTCTCTACCTCCATTTTTATATCTTTACTCGCGTCCGGTTTCTCCTGTGGCGGTCCTGCCAAACGTATCTTTGGCTCAGGTGGTTTCTGCTGCGCCGGCGGCTGCAGTGGAGATTTCAGGATCACCTGCTTACAGTAAGCACAATTTATGCCATAGCCGTCCGGGATATTCACCGGGAATGGCTGTCGCCCGCCGCAACCCGGGTGGGGGCAGGTTATCTCTTCAAATATCATTTCCTCCGGAGATGGGGTCTCGGCTGCTGCCGGCTTCTCCGGCTCGCGGCCTGCTCTCGCCGTCGCGGCTGCGGGGATCCGGGGCGCGGAAGGTTCGGTACTTCCACCTCTCGTCTTCAGGGCGTCCAGTACGTCAGGTATATAGTCTTGTATCACCTTGAACACGCCGCCCAGTTTTTCCAATTTCAGCTTATTAAGTTCGGTTTCCTGTTTCATCTTTTCGCGTTCGCGCTCATCCGAGAGTAGCGCCGTGATAAGCTCAACTTTGCCAAGATTTAACAGGCTTGGGTCCACCGCCGAACGCGGCTCTTCTTTAATCCCCAGGCGCTCCTTCAGCCTGTCTCCTAAAGTCAGCCTGTCAAATAGCTCTTCGACTGGGTCCCGCTGCTCACGCTTCTTGCCATCTAAGTCGAGAAATTTGGCTATCATAGCATTGGTCAATGAGTTATTCGTGACCTGATCCGCTACGCCGAAGAGGCCCGAGGCCTGTGGTTGAGTCCTTTGCTCCTGTATACTCTTGGCTACAGCCATCATAGCATCATTCATCTTACCTATGGTGCTGTCTATCACGCCCAGCCTCTGCTCTAAGGCTGAGCGCCGTTCCCTGTCCAGCTCGGAGCGCAGAGAATCCACCTCTTTCTGGCGCATCTCTTGTATCTTGGTTACGTCTATACCCATTAAGTTGGCTGCTTTGGCAAACTGTTCAATCCCTGCGTCGCCAGCGCCGGGCGCCGGGCGGCCACCTCCGAAGTTGAAGGCGCCCATCGCCTCACCCATCTTGGCTATCTTGGCTATCTCCAGCTGCGCCTGCAGGTCCTCCAGAAGGTCTTCAGATGTTATCTTTTTCCTCGGTGGTTGAATAGTCTCACCACCGTCGGCCTTTCTGATAGGTATTATGTCCACCACTCTTGCTCTCTCATTTTCCGACATTTTTGCCTCCCGCATTCTTTACTATAAAATCTCCCGCCATACCCCTGATATCGAAGTCCACTGCATGCTCGAGATAGAACTGAGAGATCGTCTGCGTGACCCACTCGCCTATAGTTGGAGGCTCTTTATCCAACGCAACACAGCGGTCGACGAAGAGCTTAAAAAGTACAAGCAGGTCTGATGGCAGCTCGACGGTATAGGCTACGAACTTGGTTACGAGGGGAGACCTCGGCTGGTATTTATCAAGTTCTTTGTCCGTCTCTTTTTTGAGGTCACTGTCCCCAGTGAGCCTGGGGGGATTAGCCTTCTTTGTCGCTGCCATGCCGATGAGGTTCGCCTGCCGCATATTATCGGCCACGATCTCTCCTGTCTTCTCGTCGACCAGCCGCCACTTGTGCTTGTCGCTCTCGCCTTTTTTCTTCGCCTCTCGTATATGTGCTATGTAGTCTTTACCGAACCTGTCGGTTTCCGCACCGCATAAGCACCGCCATGTAAGCATACGCTCCGGGGGTACTTCTGGCTCCTTTTCGAGACTACTTTCAAGGCTCTTTTCATTTTGGCTGGCGAGAGCCTCAGAGGGTAAAGAATCTTTTGCTTTAATAGGTGTTTGGGGGCCGGCTGTTACATTAACTTTCGTCATAGTTAGCCTCCTTTCCATGGTGAAAGGATAAGCATTTATCCAGATTTTGTCAAGTTTTACCTGATTTTTGAGTTATGCACACCCCTTATTATTAGGTATAACATGACTATTAAAATAGTACCTCCAAAGATATTACATATGATATGTACTATTAATAATAAGCACCATTCTGTTGTGGTTGGTGAGAAAGTTTATGTAAATAACTTCTCACGATTGAAACTTTGCATAATGTACCACTTTATGTAAAAAGCATTATCAGCTTTGGAAATAGCTGTTTTACGAGGTGATTGAAAAATAACACTATGTAAACTCCAATCGTGATTTTACAAAATGGTAACATAGTGCGAACCACACGAAGTGCATAACCGGTGCATAACTCGGCTAAAACGGTGCAAAGTCGGTGCAGAGTTTGTGCAGAAAATAGACCCGCGGACCTCTCTTGGTGTGCATAACTTATTTTCAGCCAATTGACCTGGTTAAGTTATGCACTAGTTATGCACATGTTATGCACATACTAAAAGGGTAAAAAAACGTCACTGTGCGGTCAGGCTGCGGCCTTGACCAAAGAGCCTTTTTATGTTATGGTCAGGCTGTGGTTCAGGAGGTGCATTGTGAATCCAGGGATAGTTAAGTTCTGTGTAGGTATCTTGGGTTTGGCCGCTGATTCCATCATCGCTGATATAGCCATACGGGTCCGTAACCGCGAGAGCCTTAAAATGTACGAGACCGCGATCGAGCACGCGGCGAAAATGGAAACGGCTGTTAAGAACGGCGACGTGGATCCGGAGTTCGGTCTTAATATAATGAAAGGGCGGAGTCCCATGGAGGCCGCCATGGCCGCGATAGAAGCGGCGCCGGCTCAGTCTATTAACCAGGGTGAAGAAGGCTACTCAGGCACGTCGCAAGTAGCTGCTGCTGGGCGCGCTTGCGTGGCTTGTGGAAATGACCACTTCAGTACGGTATCCGGCCTCCTGGCCGAGGCCATGCGCTTCGCCCGGACCTCCGGCCTGGCGGATCCGGAAGTGGTTAAGCGCGTAAGCCTGGCCGAGGACGAGCTCAACGCTTTCGAGCGCGTCGACGCGGCCCCGGATAAAGTGACCGCCCTGCCGGCTGAAGAGCGCGAGATGATAACAGCCATGACCCAGGACTCCAGGAATATCAGGCACCGGCTCAGTGATCTGAAGGTCCCGGACGACCTGCTGCAGCTGGCAGCCGATGTTAAGAAGATGCGCGAAGGTTACAGGATGCAGGTCTTCGGACTGCAACTGGCACATAGTTAAAGGAGGCTAACGTGGAAAAAAATACCCCCATTGTTTTCGAAGGCGTGTCCGCGTCAAAGGTTATCAAGATAGAAGCGCCGGATAAACTTAAAATACCACTGGTGGAGCTCAAGTGCGGCGGGTGCCGGCGCGTCCTGGCGCTCTACGCCATCGTCGAAGGAAGTGTCGTAGTGAAGTGTAAAAGATGTAAAGCGTGGAACGCTATTGACATACACAGCGAAGTGCAGGATAATGGCGGTGTAAAGGTCGAGTAGGCATCAGGCCAGACAACAGGCATAAGGCCACCACCGCTCCGGGGTTACGGAGTAATATAAGAAGGAGTGCTGAAATGATAATCACAAGTTTCCGGTCAGTAGGCTACCTGAAATCCCGCCCCCGGGCCCATAAACTCGAGGGCATCACCACAAAGCAGCATGCCGGCATGGTTATCGCTGCCAACCCGAAGCCTTATCCCATCAACTCGGCCCAGAAGGCTGTTCGCGACGCCGCGAGGTCTTGCGGGATCAAGAAAGGCATGAGCCGCGCCGCGCTGGTAACAGCAATGCGCACCTGCATCCCCGGCAAGTTCGGTAAATAAGCAGCCGGTGAGGCGACAGAATAGGACATAGAACGGGAGGTTTGACCTCCCGTTCTATTTTGTTATAATAGTGGTATGTCAGACAAGACGCGAGGACAACCGGGGTTTGCCGTTCACAAGCTGCCGTCGAGCTACGAGCTTACTTCTCAGCAGAAGCTGATGAAGGACGCGGCGCAGGCCTGCGGTATCCGCAAGGGTATGACCCGGGGCGAGCTTTTGGAAGCTATGAATAACTGCGTGCCGGAGTTCTTCCGGCAGAAGAAAGGGGAGGCTATGCCAAGTGAAGGGAAGAAAGCAATCAAGGTTTACCATTCACCACACTGTAACTCATGCCACCAGGTGACAGATCTGCTGGGTAAAGGCCGATTCGAGTCAAACATCAAGGGCGACGTGCCCGTGGATCTCGTCGACGTGACCAGCGAAGAGGGATTCCGCGAGATAGGAGAAGCCAACCTTGACAGCGTGCCGGCAGCCAAATACGATGGCAAGACCTGTAAGCTCGGTATAGATGAGGAACAGCAGATAGTGGTTATTGAGTGCCCGGTATCTGAAGACGCCGCTACTCCCGGGGAATAAAGAAGTGGCAGCCGTGGGCCAGCGGATCGTCGCACGGGCATATGAGCCCTGAGTTATCCGGCTTCAAACATAAACAGGTGTTGTTCACTATAGAAATCACCACGTTATTGACCTTTATCTTGCTGTGGATCTTGATAGAATTACGCTCTTCCAGGTTTCTGAGCTGCGCGAGAACGCGCTGCCCCTCCTCATCCAGCGGCTCTTCTTCCTGCAGGACGATTTCCTCTATAACGTTTTCTGGTATCAGCTTCAGTATGCGCTCAACGCGCTCGAGACGCTTCTCCTGTTCTTCGGCGATGTTGTAGAGCTCCTGGATGGACGGCGGCAGCGGGAAAGCTCCGGAACCGTTTCGGTGTTGAGATCTCGACACGATATTGAGATCCGGGTCGACATCATGC from Dehalococcoidales bacterium includes the following:
- a CDS encoding PKD domain-containing protein, giving the protein MREYISGKWRGYGGKTEYDHYWGYRCYYYHDLIYNSDLQLAIQDWDVNRPWLLGREVEMTLWVQWTFAETEPVRGRSYSYNNGFVVSIENVETGTKGYIFFKASDYGLTSRVGDGLIPLKFKPEDLGLTTIGRNYIKLEIEAFAWYETEVRQYSVWDLYDDYGQPLYPLTIPKANDESSIEKDGDRVEDSPYELELREDVWLMVNHVGELAPIVIPTAVTIADNRPTADFTATPQSGIAPLVVSFRNLSLSDDYFPITDTRWYFGDGGTSNEPGFDYYVMHQYDKPGNYTVRCIVTNAAGSSEAIMQVAVSAGPLTPLIDRDGSYLPQAITSLDKRFALTIKVKNNGGAGNIWLRSLCRTTTRELIKSAYLPAYGEITIVTSPNTIGWYCGYEPEIEEAISILFEVGPVGGIVSDNLTWETFVTESGGGEEPEEETGGMSTWMKVGIAGALGIAAITGIQLAKKG
- a CDS encoding C2H2-type zinc finger protein, with protein sequence MAEEKQVSPAEKAAAAANNKSIAKTLIVVGGVALVGWGGYMLINRLADIDKASDERYMEIWREYLDEVVECDAYYAELVAKGSATSLEQERLEFMKSEIARKETMADNLNHTYLYWLAEDLKDLARTGGLYYILPAVLIAGTIYAAHLLRKSKKWPVSRRQPPPPLNPEGPDIPPGNIPPNAPTPCPHCGIEFPTYDEFVAHMIQFHPAATDPSQLADAQAAYNSLNQTTRAAISSQMQAMNLTPPPAGINWWQVSGYVIQGVAIAAMIYLSAGAAAPAMGGMFGGYSVISQAETVAAAAMARTAVLVAV